One genomic region from Streptomyces sp. NBC_00582 encodes:
- a CDS encoding carbohydrate ABC transporter permease — protein sequence MSTATPRKVAQPAPAEVATTRPRRGLRASSTFNFWLFTGPFLIGLVIFVFVPIVWSMYLSFFEARFTVTPSEFVGFANYKQILTDTDFRNSLVTFTVFAAFIVPATWALSLGLALLVNRLRFMRAFFRSVFFLPTACSYVAASLIWKMSIFNGVRFGLANTVLGWFGVENIAWLANPDPPWYWLVIVTVRLWLQSGFYMILFLAALQNIPQELYEAAAIDGAKPGWQTFRYITLPQLRATSTAVILLLLIAAYQAFDEFYNLLSKTTWGQPPLVELYKMALGENQNYGAGSAGAVVLTLLICVVTLLQGKFMGFGRGEESK from the coding sequence ATGTCGACCGCCACCCCGCGCAAGGTCGCCCAGCCCGCCCCGGCCGAGGTCGCAACGACCCGGCCGCGGCGGGGCCTGCGGGCGAGCAGCACCTTCAACTTCTGGCTCTTCACCGGGCCGTTCCTGATCGGCCTGGTGATCTTCGTCTTCGTGCCGATCGTCTGGAGCATGTACCTCAGCTTCTTCGAGGCACGCTTCACGGTCACGCCGAGCGAGTTCGTCGGCTTCGCCAACTACAAGCAGATCCTCACCGACACGGACTTCCGCAACTCCCTCGTCACCTTCACCGTGTTCGCCGCGTTCATCGTCCCCGCCACCTGGGCCCTCTCGCTGGGCCTGGCGCTGCTGGTCAACCGGCTGCGGTTCATGCGGGCGTTCTTCCGGTCGGTGTTCTTCCTGCCGACCGCGTGCAGCTATGTCGCCGCCTCGCTGATCTGGAAGATGTCCATCTTCAACGGCGTCCGCTTCGGTCTGGCCAACACGGTGCTCGGCTGGTTCGGCGTCGAGAACATCGCCTGGCTCGCCAACCCCGATCCGCCCTGGTACTGGCTGGTCATCGTGACCGTCCGGCTGTGGCTCCAGTCCGGCTTCTACATGATCCTGTTCCTCGCGGCGCTGCAGAACATCCCGCAGGAGCTGTACGAGGCGGCCGCCATCGACGGCGCCAAGCCGGGCTGGCAGACCTTCCGGTACATCACCCTGCCCCAGCTGCGGGCCACCTCCACCGCGGTGATCCTGCTCCTGCTCATCGCCGCCTACCAGGCATTCGACGAGTTCTACAACCTCCTCTCCAAGACCACCTGGGGCCAGCCACCGCTGGTCGAGCTGTACAAGATGGCGCTGGGCGAGAACCAGAACTACGGCGCGGGCAGCGCGGGCGCCGTCGTCCTGACCCTGCTCATCTGCGTCGTCACGCTGTTGCAGGGCAAGTTCATGGGCTTCGGAAGGGGTGAGGAGTCCAAGTGA
- a CDS encoding carbohydrate ABC transporter permease: MSTTAPDFKETTAPVKARRGGGVIGNTGLYVATGIAGLLFLIPFYLIIRNALMTDREITGENWKWFPTDIQWGNITEPFDDVTVDFAHAMWNSVVVAVLHTTGILLVCSLAGYGLARIPYRHANKVFYAVLVTLMVPTAVTFVPSFVLVSSLGWVDSYRGLIVPGLFSGFTCFLFRQYFLGFPKELEEAARVDGLGYWGAYWRVVVPNSLNFFAAIATITFINGWNSFLWPLVIGQDPSAWTVQVALSSYMTNQTVNYHLIFMATAISILPLLLVFLFLQRWLVQGIAQTGIKG; this comes from the coding sequence GTGAGCACCACCGCACCCGACTTCAAGGAGACCACCGCGCCGGTCAAGGCCAGGCGTGGCGGCGGAGTCATCGGCAACACCGGCCTGTACGTCGCGACCGGCATCGCCGGGCTGCTCTTCCTGATCCCGTTCTATCTGATCATCCGCAACGCCCTGATGACGGACCGGGAGATCACGGGCGAGAACTGGAAGTGGTTCCCCACCGACATCCAGTGGGGCAACATCACCGAGCCGTTCGACGACGTCACGGTCGACTTCGCCCACGCCATGTGGAACTCCGTGGTCGTCGCCGTCCTGCACACCACGGGCATCCTCCTGGTGTGCTCGCTCGCCGGCTATGGCCTCGCGCGCATCCCGTACCGGCACGCCAACAAGGTCTTCTACGCCGTGCTGGTCACCCTGATGGTGCCGACGGCCGTCACCTTCGTCCCCAGCTTCGTGCTGGTGTCGTCCCTCGGCTGGGTCGACAGCTACCGAGGTCTCATCGTCCCGGGCCTCTTCAGTGGTTTCACCTGCTTCCTCTTCCGGCAGTACTTCCTGGGGTTCCCCAAGGAGCTGGAGGAGGCGGCACGGGTGGACGGGCTCGGTTACTGGGGCGCGTACTGGCGCGTCGTCGTACCGAACTCGCTGAACTTCTTCGCCGCGATCGCGACGATCACCTTCATCAACGGATGGAACTCCTTCCTGTGGCCCCTGGTGATCGGCCAGGACCCGAGCGCCTGGACCGTGCAGGTCGCGCTGTCGTCGTACATGACGAACCAGACCGTCAACTACCACCTGATCTTCATGGCCACCGCCATTTCCATCCTGCCCCTGCTGCTCGTCTTCCTGTTCCTCCAGCGCTGGCTGGTGCAGGGGATCGCGCAGACCGGCATCAAGGGCTGA
- a CDS encoding glycoside hydrolase family 2 TIM barrel-domain containing protein: MSLRTTGTTGTTGTTDRTTAVDYVEDVSPGSGALAPRAWYASSDARSLSLDGRWRFRLSPTADAEDDSFAEEGYDAGDWAEVTVPGHWVLQGEGAFGAPIYTNHLYPFPVDPPRVPTENPTGDHLRVFDLPADWPELSEGGAVLRFDGVESCARVWLNGTELGEFKGSRLAHEFAVGHLLKTVDNVLAVRVHQWSAGSYLEDQDQWWLPGIFREVTLLHRPEGGALDFFVHASYDHVTGEGTLRVDSDVDGRVTVPALDIDVATGEPVTVPVRPWTAETPRLYDGVLTTGGERVPLRIGFRTVELSDGLIKVNGRPVLFKGVNRHEWHPRRGRALDLETMREDVLLMKRHNVNAVRTSHYPPHPAFLDLCDEYGLWVIDECDLETHGFVEQDWRDNPVDDDRWTPALLDRAARMVERDKNHPSVVIWSLGNEAGTGRGLTAMAEWIHTRDTSRLVHYEGDWSCRDTDVYSRMYASHEEVERIGRALDGGTLRRRRLPFILCEYAHAMGNGPGGLADYQRIFEGYDRVQGGFVWEWIDHGIEHPTLGHAYGGDFGEELHDGNFVCDGLLLPDRTPSPGLTEFKKVIEPVGIEGSGDGTVRVTNKQDFADLSALAFTWSFEADGETVASGTLPAPALAAGESADVKLPPPPADVPAGAETGWTVRAVLAEDTAWSSAGHGVAWGQIPLAPRAVPSVAATVGPVAEGRLITLGPASFDARTGALRAIGPVEVTGLRLDVWRATTDNDDGADWQSHLRHGVLWREVGLHRMRHRLDAVELGADTLTVRTRVAPAAREVGLSTVYTWRSDGDRVQLTVSVTPEGDWTVPLPRLGVRFGLAEADAVTWYGGGPGEAYPDSRMASAVGRWQSTVDRMQTPYVRPQENGARADVRWAELGGLRVEGAPEFWFTARRWTSEHLDAARHRTDLTPGDTVWVNLDHGQHGLGSQSCGPGPLPQYFLNAAPAEFSFVFTTTG; the protein is encoded by the coding sequence ATGTCCCTCCGCACCACCGGCACGACCGGCACCACCGGCACCACCGACAGGACGACGGCCGTCGACTACGTCGAGGACGTGTCGCCGGGCAGCGGGGCGCTCGCGCCCCGCGCCTGGTACGCGTCCTCGGACGCGAGGTCGCTCTCGCTCGACGGCAGGTGGCGTTTCCGGCTGTCCCCGACGGCGGACGCCGAGGACGACTCGTTCGCCGAGGAGGGGTACGACGCCGGGGACTGGGCCGAGGTCACGGTCCCCGGCCACTGGGTCCTTCAGGGCGAGGGCGCCTTCGGTGCGCCGATCTACACCAACCACCTCTATCCGTTCCCGGTCGACCCGCCCCGGGTGCCGACCGAGAACCCGACCGGCGACCATCTGCGGGTCTTCGACCTGCCGGCGGACTGGCCCGAGCTGTCGGAGGGCGGGGCCGTCCTGCGGTTCGACGGGGTCGAGTCCTGCGCCCGGGTATGGCTGAACGGGACGGAACTCGGCGAGTTCAAGGGGTCGCGGCTGGCGCACGAGTTCGCGGTCGGCCATCTGCTGAAGACTGTGGACAACGTGCTGGCGGTGCGGGTCCATCAGTGGTCGGCGGGCTCCTACCTGGAGGACCAGGACCAGTGGTGGCTGCCGGGCATCTTCCGTGAGGTGACCCTGCTGCACCGGCCGGAGGGCGGCGCGCTCGACTTCTTCGTGCACGCCTCCTACGACCACGTCACGGGCGAGGGCACCCTGCGCGTCGACTCCGACGTCGACGGGCGCGTGACCGTGCCCGCTCTCGACATCGATGTCGCGACCGGGGAGCCGGTCACCGTCCCGGTCCGGCCGTGGACCGCGGAGACGCCCCGGCTGTACGACGGTGTCCTCACGACCGGGGGCGAGCGGGTGCCGCTGCGGATCGGCTTCCGCACGGTGGAGCTGTCCGACGGACTGATCAAGGTCAACGGCAGGCCCGTCCTCTTCAAGGGCGTCAACCGGCACGAGTGGCATCCGCGGCGGGGCCGCGCCCTGGACCTGGAGACGATGCGCGAGGACGTGCTGCTGATGAAGCGGCACAACGTCAACGCCGTCCGCACCTCGCACTACCCGCCCCACCCCGCCTTCCTCGACCTGTGCGACGAGTACGGGCTGTGGGTGATCGACGAGTGCGACCTGGAGACCCACGGCTTCGTCGAGCAGGACTGGCGGGACAACCCCGTCGACGACGACCGCTGGACGCCGGCCCTGCTGGACCGCGCCGCCCGCATGGTCGAACGCGACAAGAACCACCCGTCGGTGGTGATCTGGTCCCTCGGCAACGAGGCCGGCACCGGCCGCGGACTGACCGCGATGGCCGAGTGGATCCACACCCGCGACACCTCACGCCTCGTGCACTACGAGGGCGACTGGAGCTGCCGCGACACCGACGTGTACTCCCGTATGTACGCCTCCCACGAGGAGGTCGAGCGGATCGGCCGCGCACTGGACGGCGGCACCCTCAGGCGGCGCCGGCTCCCCTTCATCCTGTGCGAGTACGCCCACGCCATGGGCAACGGCCCGGGCGGACTCGCCGACTACCAGCGGATCTTCGAGGGGTACGACCGCGTCCAGGGCGGCTTCGTCTGGGAGTGGATCGACCACGGCATCGAGCACCCCACGCTGGGCCACGCCTACGGCGGCGACTTCGGCGAGGAACTGCACGACGGGAACTTCGTCTGCGACGGCCTGCTCCTGCCCGACCGGACCCCCTCCCCCGGCCTCACCGAGTTCAAGAAGGTGATCGAGCCGGTCGGCATCGAGGGCTCCGGCGACGGCACCGTCCGCGTCACCAACAAGCAGGACTTCGCCGACCTGTCGGCGCTGGCCTTCACCTGGTCGTTCGAGGCCGACGGCGAGACCGTCGCGTCGGGGACGCTGCCCGCGCCCGCGCTCGCGGCGGGCGAGTCCGCGGACGTGAAGCTGCCCCCGCCCCCGGCGGACGTCCCGGCCGGCGCGGAGACGGGCTGGACGGTCCGTGCCGTGCTCGCCGAGGACACCGCCTGGTCCTCCGCCGGCCATGGGGTGGCGTGGGGTCAGATCCCCCTCGCGCCCCGTGCCGTACCGTCCGTCGCGGCCACCGTCGGCCCGGTCGCCGAGGGACGGCTGATCACCCTGGGCCCGGCCTCCTTCGACGCCCGCACGGGCGCGCTGCGCGCCATCGGCCCGGTGGAGGTCACCGGTCTGCGGCTGGACGTGTGGCGGGCCACCACCGACAACGACGACGGCGCGGACTGGCAGTCGCACCTCCGCCACGGCGTGCTCTGGCGCGAGGTGGGCCTGCACCGGATGCGGCACCGCCTCGACGCGGTGGAGCTCGGGGCGGACACGCTGACGGTACGGACGCGGGTGGCTCCGGCGGCCCGCGAGGTGGGACTGTCGACGGTATACACATGGCGGTCCGACGGCGATCGCGTACAGCTGACCGTCTCCGTCACCCCCGAAGGCGACTGGACCGTGCCCCTGCCCCGGCTCGGCGTGCGCTTCGGACTGGCCGAGGCGGACGCGGTGACCTGGTACGGCGGTGGGCCCGGGGAGGCGTATCCGGACAGCAGGATGGCGTCGGCGGTGGGCCGTTGGCAGTCGACGGTGGATCGTATGCAGACTCCCTACGTCCGTCCGCAGGAGAACGGCGCCCGCGCCGACGTCCGCTGGGCGGAGCTCGGCGGACTGCGCGTCGAGGGCGCCCCGGAGTTCTGGTTCACCGCCCGGCGCTGGACCAGCGAGCACCTGGACGCCGCCCGTCACCGCACCGATCTCACGCCGGGCGACACGGTCTGGGTCAACCTCGACCACGGCCAGCACGGCCTCGGCTCACAGTCGTGCGGACCGGGCCCGCTGCCGCAGTACTTCCTGAACGCCGCCCCGGCCGAGTTCTCGTTCGTGTTCACGACCACCGGGTGA
- a CDS encoding ABC transporter ATP-binding protein, translating into MSGTIQVRGLSRTFHTTVRRPGFAGALRSLVNPERVAKHAVSDITFDVDSGELLALLGPNGAGKSTTIKMLTGILTPTSGEARVAGVVPYEDRERNARNIGAVFGQRTQLWWDLPVRESFSILRDIYEVPKAEHSARLAEFDDLLALSSFWDTRVRHLSLGQRVRCDLAAALLHDPPVVFLDEPTIGMDVVVKEQVREFLRHQVEQRGRTVLLTTHDMTEVERLAERVVLVNHGRLVLDGTLDEIRRTFGSTWQVRATLADPHAEVAALPGIAVVRREGARVVFGPDGSAAPTVHQALKSVIERYEVSDIALDEADLEDVMRAAYIHADAA; encoded by the coding sequence GTGAGCGGCACCATCCAGGTGCGCGGTCTGTCCCGCACCTTCCACACCACCGTCCGCCGACCCGGCTTCGCCGGAGCCCTGCGTTCCCTGGTCAACCCGGAGCGGGTGGCCAAACACGCGGTCAGCGACATCACCTTCGACGTGGACTCGGGCGAACTCCTCGCCCTGCTCGGCCCGAACGGCGCCGGCAAGTCGACCACCATCAAGATGCTCACCGGCATCCTCACCCCCACCTCCGGCGAGGCCCGGGTCGCGGGGGTCGTGCCGTACGAGGACCGGGAGCGCAACGCCCGGAACATCGGCGCGGTGTTCGGGCAGCGCACCCAGTTGTGGTGGGATCTGCCGGTGCGCGAGTCGTTCTCGATCCTCCGGGACATCTACGAGGTGCCGAAGGCCGAACACAGCGCCCGGCTCGCGGAGTTCGACGACCTGCTGGCGCTGTCCTCGTTCTGGGACACCCGGGTCCGGCATCTCTCCCTCGGCCAGCGGGTGCGCTGCGATCTGGCGGCCGCGCTGCTGCACGATCCACCCGTCGTGTTCCTCGACGAACCCACCATCGGCATGGACGTGGTGGTCAAGGAGCAGGTCCGGGAGTTCCTCCGGCACCAGGTCGAACAGCGGGGCCGTACGGTCCTGTTGACCACGCACGACATGACGGAGGTCGAGCGGCTCGCCGAGCGGGTGGTGCTGGTCAACCACGGCCGGCTGGTGCTCGACGGCACGCTCGACGAGATCCGCCGCACGTTCGGCTCCACCTGGCAGGTGCGGGCGACGCTCGCCGATCCGCACGCCGAGGTCGCCGCCCTGCCGGGGATCGCGGTGGTCCGCCGGGAGGGCGCCCGGGTGGTGTTCGGTCCGGACGGGTCGGCCGCGCCGACCGTGCACCAGGCGCTGAAGTCGGTCATCGAGCGGTACGAGGTGTCGGACATCGCGCTGGACGAGGCCGATCTGGAGGACGTGATGCGGGCCGCCTACATCCACGCGGACGCGGCGTGA
- a CDS encoding ABC transporter permease: MTAVLLRLTVQVVLVASLWHGLYARTGTTAGLDEGQAVTYAVLAVLASRIRQLDQSAGRDTVIQHMHYGTIVYWYLRPLPPSRYYALRAFGEQVYGFAWALAGFAVCLAAGVIDPPKSAAVAGVFAVSLLLGQLVLYYVMLLLDQLCFFTIRNNSAMLILIFAQNLLSGVYAPLWFFPDWFIRLSGFLPFQATLNVPLSIYIGRVRLSEAAAQLAVQAGWALALALFTRWVWRQAARRVISQGG, translated from the coding sequence ATGACGGCGGTGCTGCTCCGGCTGACCGTGCAGGTGGTGCTGGTGGCCTCGCTGTGGCACGGCCTGTACGCGCGCACCGGCACCACCGCCGGACTCGACGAGGGGCAGGCGGTCACATACGCCGTCCTGGCCGTACTGGCGTCCCGTATCCGGCAGTTGGACCAGTCCGCCGGCCGGGACACGGTGATCCAGCACATGCACTACGGCACCATCGTCTACTGGTACCTGCGGCCGCTGCCGCCCTCGCGCTACTACGCCCTGCGCGCGTTCGGGGAGCAGGTGTACGGCTTCGCGTGGGCGCTGGCCGGATTCGCGGTGTGTCTGGCGGCCGGGGTGATCGACCCGCCGAAGTCGGCCGCCGTGGCCGGGGTGTTCGCGGTCAGTCTGCTGCTCGGCCAGTTGGTGCTGTACTACGTGATGCTCCTCCTGGACCAGCTCTGCTTCTTCACCATCCGCAACAACTCGGCGATGCTGATCCTGATCTTCGCGCAGAACCTGCTGTCCGGGGTGTACGCGCCGCTGTGGTTCTTCCCGGACTGGTTCATCCGGCTGAGCGGTTTCCTGCCGTTCCAGGCGACGCTGAACGTTCCGCTGTCGATCTACATCGGCCGGGTGCGACTGTCCGAAGCCGCGGCCCAGTTGGCCGTGCAGGCCGGCTGGGCGCTGGCGCTGGCGCTGTTCACCCGGTGGGTGTGGCGGCAGGCCGCGCGGCGTGTGATCTCGCAGGGAGGCTGA
- a CDS encoding ABC transporter permease — translation MKALRIAWRITLLNIRSSMEYRAEFLLNIAIGAIWQVSVIVFATVLLSRFTGMGGWDSSEVLLIPAIRMLAHGLMVLLLGRVHFIGRQIQEGKIDVYLLRPMPVHRQVQLAYFPTNAIGDLTVATGLMAGALGRSHLDWTAGRISYLVAAVVGGMLLEAALFTAVACAALRFPAADYWSGWLEELLGTFGSYPLNVLPRAVGGLLTYGLPLAFVAYFPAAVLTGHGTGVPHWLATASPLLGVLAYLGSRLLWRWSLGKYTGVNG, via the coding sequence GTGAAGGCCCTGCGGATCGCGTGGCGCATCACGCTGCTCAACATCCGTTCCTCGATGGAGTACCGGGCCGAGTTCCTGCTGAACATCGCGATCGGCGCGATCTGGCAGGTGTCGGTGATCGTGTTCGCGACCGTGCTGCTGTCCCGGTTCACCGGAATGGGCGGCTGGGACAGCTCGGAGGTGCTGCTGATCCCGGCGATCCGGATGCTCGCGCACGGGCTGATGGTGCTGCTGTTGGGACGGGTGCACTTCATCGGGCGGCAGATCCAGGAAGGGAAGATCGACGTCTATCTGCTGCGCCCCATGCCGGTGCACCGCCAGGTCCAGCTCGCCTACTTCCCGACCAACGCGATCGGCGATCTGACGGTGGCGACGGGCCTGATGGCGGGCGCGCTCGGCCGCAGTCATCTGGACTGGACGGCGGGCCGGATCTCGTATCTGGTCGCCGCGGTCGTGGGCGGCATGCTGCTGGAGGCGGCGTTGTTCACGGCGGTGGCCTGCGCCGCGCTGCGTTTCCCGGCCGCCGACTACTGGAGCGGTTGGCTGGAGGAACTCCTCGGCACCTTCGGCAGCTATCCGCTGAACGTGCTGCCCCGGGCGGTCGGGGGTCTGCTGACCTACGGCCTTCCGCTCGCGTTCGTCGCCTACTTCCCGGCCGCCGTCCTCACCGGCCACGGCACCGGCGTCCCCCACTGGCTGGCGACGGCCTCCCCCCTGCTGGGCGTCCTGGCGTACCTGGGCTCCCGGCTGCTGTGGCGGTGGAGCCTCGGGAAGTACACCGGGGTGAACGGCTGA
- a CDS encoding TetR/AcrR family transcriptional regulator has protein sequence MGSTNDAWMAEARLDQSPRKLQKRVAMAGAACAVFGREGYARASVDTLAAEAGVSTRTLYNHFPGGKAQLFRTVVTWTSGEVKDAQIARLHAVLAPGRPPRPEDLERDLVALARGFVGLMEDYPNHYALVRHIHAEADHVPPEVLQAWRDAGPRPADEALAEAFAGLAEAGLLDLRGDAPLAAAHFMALISHTLTQQSHYGVLPLPPQERERLITGGVAVFVRAYRTP, from the coding sequence GTGGGCAGCACCAACGACGCCTGGATGGCGGAGGCGCGACTGGACCAGTCGCCCCGCAAGCTTCAGAAGCGGGTCGCGATGGCGGGCGCGGCCTGCGCGGTCTTCGGACGGGAGGGGTACGCGCGCGCCTCGGTCGACACGCTCGCCGCCGAGGCCGGGGTGTCGACCCGCACGCTCTACAACCACTTCCCCGGCGGCAAGGCCCAGCTGTTCCGTACCGTCGTCACCTGGACCTCCGGCGAGGTCAAGGACGCCCAGATCGCCCGGCTGCACGCGGTACTGGCCCCCGGACGGCCGCCCCGCCCGGAGGACCTGGAACGTGACCTCGTCGCACTCGCCCGCGGTTTCGTCGGACTCATGGAGGACTACCCGAACCACTACGCGCTGGTCCGGCACATCCACGCCGAGGCCGACCACGTGCCGCCGGAGGTGCTCCAGGCCTGGCGGGACGCCGGCCCGCGACCGGCCGACGAGGCGCTCGCCGAGGCGTTCGCGGGCCTGGCCGAGGCCGGCCTGCTCGACCTGCGCGGCGACGCGCCCCTCGCCGCCGCGCACTTCATGGCCCTGATCTCGCACACCCTCACCCAGCAGTCCCACTACGGAGTGCTGCCCCTGCCCCCGCAGGAGAGGGAACGCCTGATCACCGGCGGTGTCGCGGTGTTCGTCCGGGCCTACCGGACGCCCTGA
- a CDS encoding NADPH-dependent FMN reductase → MPMTTVADAGTVATEDAHPLRVAVVVGSVREGRQGRGVAEWFLGTAVGHDGLDLDVIDLADVDLPLVMPGWGGAPSPEAAAALADVSPRLAAADAFVVVTPEYNHSFPAALKNFIDWHHPQWQAKPVGFVSYGGLAGGVRAVEQLRLVFAELQAMTVRDAVSLHGPWSGLGEDGRPRDAAVCEGAAKGMLGQLIWWGRALREARRVHPYQG, encoded by the coding sequence ATGCCCATGACCACCGTCGCAGATGCCGGCACCGTCGCCACCGAGGACGCGCACCCCTTGCGGGTCGCCGTCGTCGTCGGGAGTGTCCGCGAGGGCCGTCAGGGCCGCGGTGTGGCCGAGTGGTTCCTCGGCACCGCCGTCGGCCACGACGGCCTGGACCTGGACGTCATCGATCTCGCGGACGTGGATCTGCCCCTGGTCATGCCCGGCTGGGGCGGAGCACCGAGCCCCGAGGCGGCGGCCGCGCTCGCGGACGTGTCACCGCGGCTGGCCGCCGCCGACGCCTTCGTCGTCGTCACGCCCGAGTACAACCACAGCTTCCCGGCCGCGCTGAAGAACTTCATCGACTGGCACCACCCGCAGTGGCAGGCCAAGCCGGTCGGTTTCGTGTCGTACGGCGGACTGGCCGGCGGAGTCCGGGCGGTGGAGCAACTGCGGCTGGTCTTCGCCGAGTTGCAGGCCATGACCGTCCGCGACGCGGTCAGTCTGCACGGCCCGTGGTCCGGGCTCGGTGAGGACGGCCGCCCCCGAGACGCAGCGGTCTGCGAGGGCGCCGCCAAGGGCATGCTCGGTCAACTCATCTGGTGGGGGCGGGCGTTGCGGGAAGCGCGGCGCGTCCACCCCTACCAGGGCTGA
- a CDS encoding TetR/AcrR family transcriptional regulator: MPRAGLTADRLVAAAAELADEVGSDGVTISALARRFGVKDASLYSHVKNLKDLRTRLALFVGGEMIDRIAPAVAGLAGKDALAAFAGAYRAYALQHPGRYAAGQIRIDQDIAVDSAAMRRTAEITHGMLRAYGLTEPDLTDAVRLLRSTFHGYCALEAGGSFGAPRDVQRSWEKAVDALHMALTHWPRERAGEA, encoded by the coding sequence ATGCCCCGAGCCGGCCTCACCGCCGACCGTCTGGTCGCGGCCGCCGCCGAACTGGCCGACGAGGTGGGCTCCGACGGCGTCACCATCTCGGCGCTGGCCCGGCGCTTCGGCGTGAAGGACGCGAGCCTGTACTCCCACGTCAAGAACCTCAAGGACCTGCGGACGCGGCTCGCGCTGTTCGTCGGCGGCGAGATGATCGACCGGATCGCGCCGGCCGTCGCCGGGCTCGCCGGCAAGGACGCGCTCGCCGCCTTCGCCGGGGCCTACCGCGCGTACGCCCTCCAGCACCCGGGGCGGTACGCGGCCGGGCAGATCCGTATCGACCAGGACATCGCCGTCGACTCCGCCGCGATGCGCCGCACCGCCGAGATCACCCACGGCATGCTCCGCGCCTACGGCCTCACCGAACCCGACCTCACCGACGCCGTCCGCCTGCTGCGCAGCACGTTCCACGGGTACTGCGCGCTGGAGGCCGGCGGGTCGTTCGGCGCGCCCCGGGACGTACAGCGGTCCTGGGAGAAGGCGGTCGACGCCCTGCACATGGCTTTGACGCACTGGCCCCGGGAGAGGGCCGGAGAGGCCTGA
- a CDS encoding VOC family protein — translation MTSAIRHVTIDCSDAYALAGFWSEALGLPRHEDDKPGDEEALIAGAGLLFVTVPEAKTVKNRVHFDLQPQDRTREEEVERLLALGATLVSDMRRSDGTGWVVLADPEGNEFCVERAESERAATAAG, via the coding sequence ATGACTTCTGCCATCCGTCATGTGACGATCGACTGCTCCGACGCCTACGCCCTCGCCGGCTTCTGGTCCGAGGCGCTCGGACTGCCCCGCCACGAGGACGACAAGCCCGGCGACGAGGAGGCGCTGATCGCGGGCGCGGGACTGCTCTTCGTGACCGTGCCGGAGGCCAAGACTGTCAAGAACCGGGTGCACTTCGACCTCCAGCCGCAGGACCGCACGCGGGAGGAGGAGGTCGAGCGGCTGCTCGCCCTCGGCGCCACACTCGTCTCCGACATGCGCAGGTCCGACGGCACGGGGTGGGTCGTCCTCGCGGACCCGGAGGGCAACGAGTTCTGCGTGGAGCGCGCCGAGTCGGAACGGGCCGCCACCGCCGCGGGCTGA